In Vanacampus margaritifer isolate UIUO_Vmar chromosome 9, RoL_Vmar_1.0, whole genome shotgun sequence, the following proteins share a genomic window:
- the erfl1 gene encoding ETS domain-containing transcription factor ERF-like produces MDCNCVSDLLLPPVPALWTPGFAFPDWAYKPESSPGSRQIQLWHFILELLQKEEYQGVIAWQGDYGEFVIKDPDEVARLWGIRKCKPHMNYDKLSRALRYYYNKRILHKTKGKRFTYKFNFSKVVLVNYPILDMANSPFFLAQNHFNGGSGAPDCTPEAIQSLLPRLPDSGRASSLFDRGGTVPGPEGDKLRLDTFPFLGSGGPCYTKPPSLLGAYPRSPPFDYPWGFNPYLPGAFSLNNCPKLPPGSLYPSQFYPGPLPSGLSQLPHPFSTLLPPGEAGGGGANGAAAVAAAAAAAVAAGGRAGPPPYPGSLSLGRVELGNPLLGGERARATPPSLIPGRQSPTERRGSAKRDAESDSDLEITDLSDCSSDNEHDFPAAKDGAPGGKKATAGGALPRPPISSLPPPLSAHPLKGLMPLTPPPAPAILHERHRETETLKMIHS; encoded by the exons ATGGACTGCAACTGCGTCAGCGATCTGCTGCTCCCCCCGGTGCCCGCACTTTGGACGCCAG GGTTCGCCTTCCCGGACTGGGCCTACAAGCCCGAGTCCAGCCCAGGATCGCGGCAGATCCAGCTGTGGCACTTCATCCTGGAGCTGCTGCAGAAGGAGGAGTACCAGGGCGTGATCGCGTGGCAGGGCGACTACGGCGAGTTTGTCATCAAGGACCCCGACGAGGTGGCCCGACTGTGGGGGATCAGAAAGTGTAAACCGCACATGAACTACGACAAACTGAGCAGAGCACTAAG GTATTACTACAACAAGCGCATTTTGCACAAAACCAAAGGGAAGCGCTTCACCTACAAGTTCAACTTCAGCAAAGTGGTGCTGGTCAACTACCCCATCCTGGACATGGCCAACTCGCCCTTCTTCCTGGCCCAGAACCACTTCAACGGGGGCTCCGGCGCACCCGACTGCACCCCGGAG gcCATCCAGTCCCTGCTTCCTCGCTTGCCAGACTCAGGCCGAGCGTCCTCCCTGTTTGATCGGGGCGGCACGGTGCCGGGTCCCGAGGGAGACAAGCTCCGGCTGGATACGTTTCCTTTCCTGGGTTCAG GTGGGCCCTGCTACACCAAACCGCCATCCCTGCTGGGCGCGTACCCCCGCAGCCCCCCCTTCGACTACCCGTGGGGCTTCAACCCTTACCTGCCGGGAGCCTTCTCCCTCAACAACTGCCCCAAACTGCCCCCCGGCTCCCTCTACCCCTCCCAGTTCTACCCCGGCCCCCTGCCCAGCGGCCTCTCCCAGCTGCCCCACCCCTTCTCCACCCTGCTGCCTCCGGGGGAGGCCGGCGGGGGCGGCGCCAAcggggcggcggcggtggcggcggcggcagcggcggcagtGGCGGCGGGGGGGCGAGCGGGCCCGCCGCCCTACCCGGGGAGCCTGTCGCTGGGCCGCGTCGAGCTGGGCAACCCTCTGCTGGGCGGGGAGCGTGCCCGGGCCACGCCCCCGAGCCTGATCCCGGGGCGTCAGAGCCCCACGGAGAGGCGGGGCAGCGCCAAGCGGGACGCCGAGTCGGACTCGGACCTGGAGATCACCGACCTGAGTGACTGCAGCTCGGACAACGAGCACGATTTCCCTGCGGCCAAGGACGGCGCGCCGGGGGGGAAGAAAGCAACGGCGGGGGGGGCCTTGCCCCGGCCGCCCATCTCCTCCCTACCGCCGCCCCTGTCTGCCCACCCTCTCAAGGGCCTGATGCCCCTCACGCCGCCGCCAGCGCCTGCCATCTTGCATGAGCGCCACAGGGAGACAGAGACCCTCAAAATGATTCACAGCTaa